The region GTCTACCAGTCCAAAGGACCATCCCCGATGTCCATGGAATGTTGTAGCTGTGTGCCAACCAGGACAGCCTCACAACATCCAGAACCAATAAGGTGGTGGCTCATGGAGCTAATGCTGGCTCTAAATTATACATAGGTGAGAATGGTTGCTTGTAGAAATGAAACAACTAATCGATTCAATCGATTATTAAATTAGTTGCCAACTACCACAGATGTCCGTTTTTCCGTGTTTAGAATCATTGTGCATTAGGGCAAGCCACTATGTGGCAGTAATGAGTCACGGGTGGTTGTAGGCAACCAATAGGGCAGGAGAAGTAGCGATTAGCCAATTAGCTTATTTTGCATCACGTGATTCGGCGGAACACTCACTGCATTAAGCAAGATAGCAACGCTTGgtgaaaatgctcaaacaaagaagaagaaacgtgaTAATATTGGAACTTTACAAAACAagtcttcttaactcattcattgccattgacggctttagacgtccaaaattattttaaactatttcgattagtttaacattttttccacttttcttaacaagagtatgaaaacctaaaaaaaaggttttattttacatttaaaacagagttgcctgatgacctaatttttaatgatcttttctttttttaaataatctttttccaaaaaagaaaagattattaaaaattagggcgtcaggcaattatttttttaattgtaattaatcgcatgacttcaatagttaactcatgattaatttttatatctggtctaaatgtacaatattttccccctaggttttcatacccttgttaacaaaagtgggggaaaatgtgaaactaatagaaatttttgacgtctatacccgtcaatggcactaaatgagttaagtatgggagcatttttttctaaatctttCAAAACGGAGAGTGACGTGCAAAATATGCAAGAACGAGCTGGCTTGGCATTGCAGCATGACTTCTCTGGGGTTAGCACGTCAAGCGTAAACGTTGTGTGCATTGAAACGGAGGAAGATAAAACCTTTATGGGGCCTTAAGTTGCTCATCCTGTAGCCAAGACTACAATTTGTTTGCAGGTGGTTATTGTAATCACAGAGCTTTTCACTTTTTACTGTTTACAATGATGAGCGATGTTCTTGACTGTTTGTGTTTAACTAAACTTAGACTGACTGCATATTCTCCTCTTGTTaacttcaccttttttttttctttttttttacagcttaaTGCAGTCGTTCATGCCATGGGCACCTTATTtgaaatttaaagcattgtttaCAGAGTTTTGTTAACAAAGCTTGACGTATGTAAAAGCTTATTTGGTTCCTCCAGTTTTGCTGGGTTTACGAaaggattttttgtgtgtgaactgAACGCTTGCTTGCTTTCTGAAAATATCTTATTAAAGCAGAGGGTGTAATACCGCCATGGTGAAATTAATGAGAATGTTGATGTAGGCATGTGCAAAATTGAACAAAACACCACTCCAACTATATTTTTGAAAAGAATATAACATAACAAATCGAATAAAGGCAAAACTCAGAAGTTAACAACAATCAACTAATCGAAAAGATAATCAACCAATTAATTCATTGTCaaaataatcgttagttgcagccctagttGCTTGTCTATATTTGTCCTGTGATTGAGTTCGGGGTGTAACACTGCCTCcggcccaaagtcagctgggaaaggctcTAACCcaaaatgaatggatagatggaataTTGATAACGAATCAGCAATGGTTTGTGCTGAAAAGTGCATTACTGTTGGAAGTAATGgagagtacagacgctccccaccttacgaacgagttacgttccggacgatcgttcgtaaggtgaatttgttcgtaagttgcttcagtgctatattttgtattataatttatatttaaagcctatataagtatattgaaggtttatataagtatgtttaaggcttgtacaagtaacctgcattggtttgtactgaaaaaaacttttaataaaatggagagaatacgtacagtactgtactgtattacgtatgttagagagagagagcgagagacacacacagtatgtacatgtacgtaataagataaataaaatgaagtttaacttacttttggaagatgtactcgatgcttaaggagatgatggaggaggaggaagaggaggattttatatcatgagagattcttcgtcgtcgctggaatcggcttcaaaagttatttcctgcttcatggggggcgtttcttcctcctcctcctcgccacgttgctcagcctccaatgagctctcacagcgccaatcgtcggtattagcggcggaaagaagcactacgcgcaatacaaaatctaacttacagcatttctttccaaacatttttcgacatactgtacgcgcagaaatgttcgtatgtaccgttgtttgcaactcgaatgttcgtaagtagggtcataataataacaataataatgtcaTACTCCAGAGTCCAGACTGATAAACATTTCAGTACAGCACTGACCATGTTTCCGTCATTGTGGTACTTTTTATCTTCCAACAAGAGTTTCAGGTGCAATATTACACTGATATTACATCACTGTTCAGGATAAAAGTGCAGCATCACATTACCCGGTATCAGATGACATTGTTTCCCAGCCTTGCACAATTACTTGTAATTCTCTTGTTGGGTAATGACAACGCtggcgcacgcacacgcacacaggcacacgcacacacacaggcacacacacacacacacacaggtttgttttactatctttgtggggccatctcattgacataatgcatttcctagccccttcccctaaccccaaccatcaaaaatgattgcctacccctattccttaccccaacctcaaccataacccaattcaaacttaaactctaaaaccaggTTTGGACCCTTAAAAAGAGGTTtaaacttgtggggaccaccaaaatgtcctcacgtggacgggtgggcccctcaactctgtgaaattccgaaatgttggccccgctatgtgacaaaaacaagaccatacacacacacacacacacacacacacgcacgcaaatcACAGCCGCGGGATCTGAGAGCAGACTTAAATTGTTTGTGTTCTGGTCTGAGGAGAAAGGGACCGAGCTAATCACGTCACGCTCGCCTCAATAGTATTTCTGTCTGACAAACAATGTGTGTGACTCATCTCTTTTGAAAAATGTTCCCAAACGATCTCGCGAACAAGCGTCTGGACTTGGGACCGGAGCGAATGACCCTCCCATTTCTCGCCGTGCGTGAATAAACACGTTGGGTGTGCAAGAGGTCAGCGCACAGCGGAGGTAAAGATGGACAGAGGGGAAGAGAAGGCAGACAGACAGTGGAGTCCGTCGAGATGGATGTGCTCAGTTTGCTTCTCCCCGCCGCCTCTGTTGCTTTAATGGATGCCACAGGACAACTTGGCCTTCTCCTTGTTTTGACTTGAGAAAGACTTATAGTGGTCCCCTTATACTCCATATTAGGTCAATGTATAACACAGCTTCCTCTTATGAAGTGAATGTCATgattttgtaccaaaaatatGACAAAGCTCTTCTAATAGTTTAAGGCGTGAATACGTAgctcacattaaaaaaaggaacataCAGCACCTTGATTAGGGGATGCAAACAGTCTGATAAGGAGCGCATACGGAGCTCGTAGTGATCTCACAGTGACACAGTTGAGTTGTGGCAGGTTCCGTCTCAATTCACATGAAACCATCATACCTTGTTAATGTATTGCATACAGTGTAGGGAGTGCATACACAAGCACAAAACTGACACTGTTGAGCAGTGTTGATTTCCAACCAAATAGTCACAATTTGGACACACCTTGAGTACATACAAATATTGTGGTGATAATTGTTGAGCTGTGGCGAGTTCCGACTCAACTCACATGAAACTGTCGTGCTTCGTTAGTGAGAGGTCGCACTGTTGCTGTTAAGCCGTGTTTCAGTTCCTACTAAATTGTCATGAAACTGTCAGACTTTAAtggagtacagacgctcccctacttacgaacattcgagttacgaacaactgtacatacgaacatgtctgcgcgcatgtcaaaaaatgttcggaaagagatgctgtaagttcgattttgtattgcgcacctttttccgagtactgtagtgcttctttccgccgctaataccgacgcttggcgctgtgagagctcacccagcattggaggctcagcaacgtgtcgaggaggaggaagaagaagaaacgcctgtcgctcatagataaagccatcgcactcttcgagcagcaagacccaaatattgaacgttgcacaaaggttgcaaatcaattgaatgatgccatacagtgctaccgcatcatttatgatgaaaaaagaagaatcgtcgtgcaatcgtcgttagatcgcttctttcggccagtttctagtaaatcctccaaggaagatactcatcaaccctcatcttcttctccgcgaccctcaacttcttcctacattgaagttacggaggaggaagtaacttttgaagcccattccagcgacgacgaagaacctctcatgatataaaatcctcctcttcctcctccatcaaatccttaagcatcgagtacatcttccaaaagtaagttaaacttcattttatttatcttattacgtacatgtacatactgtgtgtgtctctcgctctctctctctaacatacgtagtacagtactgtacgtattctctttaaacataaattagaatacaaaatatagcactgatgCAACTTCAAAatttcaccttacgaacgatcgctcggaacgtaactcgttcgtaagttggggagcgtctgtacatacaATACGGATCTCGTGGTGACAATGTTGAACTGTGGCGAGTTCCGACTCAACTCACGTGAAACTGTCTTacctcattaactcattcactgccattgacggctatagacgtccaaaattgattttaactattttatatatatataacattttttattgtacatttagaacagatataaaatgtgcgatcaattgtgagttagctagtgaagtgatgtgattaattacgattaaaaaaaatgatcgcctgacggccctaatttttaatcttttcttttcttttttaatcgcgtcaggcgattacatttttttattgtaattaatcacataacttcaataattaactaacgattaatcacaaattttatatcattctaaatgtgaatatatatatattttttaggttttcatactctttattaacaaaagtagaaaaagtgtaaaactagaaatagttaaaaaaaaaaaattgacgtctatagccgtcaatggcagtgaatgagttaatggagaGCATACAGTTTACAGTGCGCATACAAAGGTTTGTAGTGACACACAGTTGAGCAGCTTTGATTTTCTACTTAATTGTCACAAACTGACAGCTTGTTTATGGAGTGCATGCAGTTTAAGGAGTACATACGGAGCTTGCAATGACACCGCTGGGCTGTTTTGCTGCCAATGAATGAAATAgttgcaaataaataatgagCTGCTACACCTAATCACTTTTTAAGGAAATATAGGATGATATATCTAGACTGTCTTTTGTGACGATATACCGCCATGTCCAGCAGAATGTCAACATAACATAAACATAACAAAAAGTATGATTTTTCTACTAAATGCTGATGAAAACATCTGGCTACCTCCAGTCACATTCAAACCTGACCTGCACCTTCTTTCTGCATGCACTTTGAATGTGAGTGATGCAATACAAACGTGAAGCTATGTCTGCTGCTGAGCCATGCTGACCTGGGATCAGGCTCAAGCACTCCGTCTAGACAGCCGCTCCTTTTAATGCTGGCATCCCCGAGCGTCGCGAGCCTTTTCTCTGCCTCGTCTGGGTCCGAGTTATCCGAGCCTGGTTCTCACAATTTCCTGACCTTGAGTCTTTGTTTTTTAGGCCATCCCGTCCTGCTCATCATCTCTCTAAAGCAGACTTAGGTGAGGTGCTCCTATAGGGTGACAATGGCTGAAATGAGGATGCTGGGAAGTGGATTAACCAGCAACACAAGCGAGCAGGCCAATTGCGTGCACGTTAAATATTCTGCCGGCATGCCAAAGACAAATATGGAGGCTCCGCTCTTTATTATGTGGACGCGCTGGTAAACAAGTTCACATTCAGCTCTGTGAGTTTAGCGCTTCTGTACATGTGACAGGGTGACAATACGGAGGAGACCTCAACATGACATGCTGCCCTCATTATGTTGCAATTAGGCTCTTGATTGTGAAACAATGGTTTGATGAGCGCCCGGTTTCAATGAGACTTCTCTACATCTCCTGTGTTCATTCAATTAGTAAACAACTCTTCCATTCAGGCAGCCCAAATTCCCACTTTCCCAAATCCGACCGAcaacccaacccccccccaatgGGACCCTGCCCTTCGCCTCCAGCGTCCCAACACTGGCATCCTCAGAACCCTCGGGACAAACAAGACTCCCCCGACTCCCCTCCCGCCCCGAACCTACTCCTACTGCCGCAGCCCCCTCCCGCACACACCCATTTGATTGTGATTGACAGTGCCTTTGTTCCATTGTGGGGAGCTGTCGCCTCTGATGAAGACACATACACAGAGGCGAGGAGCTCATTGTACGGCGCGCCGAAACAACAGGTCTGCGACCGGTTGCGTCGTCCTCTCATGGCGACGGCGAccgtgtgtgtgagcgtgtcaCGCTTTGGGTGCTACAGGGTGTCACGATCGGGACAAAAAAAAGCCTGAAGCGGGGTCCCGGTCTGGTGGGCTGAGGCGGCCAGCTGCCGAGGGGAGGCTCGGGGCCCGGCGGTGCGTCTGAGGAGGCCGTCATTAGGGCGCACCCCTCCTCGGGGATGGGAACCAGGTCACATTCTCTCACACGGCACAAAGCGGGGTGCATGCCCGAGAGGGGCGGGGAGTCCGAGGGAGGGGGGGTTTGATGGGTAGCGGGCCATGACCTCTTTATATCCATCAACAGATCACTAACTTGGCCCACGGCCGTGCACATAAAacgcattcacacacacaaacacatgctaATGGGCATGTGCATACGGACAAATGCTAAAAAGTTTTTCTGCACGAGGCCTCTTAGCCGAGAACTCAACTATGACGTTTTTGTTGACACTATGCACCTTCACAATAGCCTACATTGTTTTATCAAATCAGGGTTAAGATTAGATTTATTTTACGAGTTGAAAATGTAAGCAAGAGAGCTACTATCTTCAGTTTGCTTCTTTTCTCCGTAATAGAGCTAATAGCTATCAATGGATACGACAGTATAATGTTACCACTTAAGTTAGTTTGGAATTCACAACAGCTATTTCATGATCTACAACAGCAAATCCAACGAACGGAATAAATTAGCATACAATTATTTGAACTCTTTATCTGCTCTTAAAGAGCATATTCCATTTGATTGTAAACTGTATCCACTCAACTTTCTATTGGTATTCAtgattttaattgaatcatcaGTGACGTTTTGGCAGTGTTTATGTTCTGAGTGCCCAGAAAGGAACCCAGAAGTATAATACTATATTCACAAAACATGACTATGGTTATTATTGTATATGAATTGCAAGTGGATCTGTCCACTTGCTGGTGACTCTCTGGGGGAAAGGCTGTGAAATACTGCCATCTATCGCTTATAAAGGAGCTTCACAGCAAACTGGCCAGTCTCATGTGCCATGTTGACAAATATGCTCGAAAAGGGtaaatcagatttttatttatacaaagGAAAAAATCTGTATGAAAATTGTATGGATATGTGAtctacctttaactcattcactgccattgacatcaaaaattctatattaaaataatttctattagtttcacattttttccccacttttgttaacaagagtatgaaaacctagattttttttgttggtacatttagaacagatatacaatttgtgattaattgtgagttaactattgaagtcatgcgattaattataataaaaaaaaaagatcatctgacacccttaattttataataataataatataataatcttttgtttttttaattaggggcatcaggcaatttttttattatttttttttatttaatttactaaccctaaccctaaaccctaaccctattgtaattacaatgacttcactagtcattaactgacgattaatcacaaattttatatctgttctaaacatacaatacatttttttcatactcttgttaacaaaagtgtaaaaaaatgtgaaactgttagaaatagttcaaatgaatttttgacgtctatagccgtcaatggcagtgaatgagttaataagcctTGAAATGCAACAATTGATCAAAATTTGTATTGTACAGCAGTTATGACTGACGTGACATTAGGTATGCCACACAATAAGATTTATTCCTGGTATGCTAGGCTATACGTTAGCATtattatgactttaaaaaaattattataataattacttTGCTTCGATCTTGCGGCTGAGTTCACCGTTGTGCTTAGTCGAGTGTCCGGAGGATTTTGCCCGTTTCCTAAAGTTCATCCCCTGCTGCAGCGATGACTAAAGCCCTGGCTCTTAAtcttcaataaaatatatttatgtatccGTGCATGTATCCACTGTCAGATCAAGGTGCCTTTTCTTTGCCTAATGACTGATTGCCGGCGAAAGAGGGTGATTGTCCTCAGTTAGGCGAAAGGGTGCGTCGGCGCAGGCAGCTGCACGTCAGGCACTTGAGGATGCTCATGGTGATGTGCATGAGAGGTCCCAAATTAAAGAGCAGGTTGTAGAAGGTGTTGACCGACAGCCCGCCCGTCTCGTCGGCGTACTTCAGGGCCACGATGGGCGTGTACAGGCTGTTGGTCAGATTCCTGAAGCGGGGGCTGCTCGACTCGATCACCTTCTTAGTGCACTGAAGGGGACCGAAAAAGCCACATGGGGTCAGCGATGGGATTTCTGCCACAATCCAAAAAGTACAACATTCTTACTCACTTTGGCTATGTCCTCCGCCGTCTGACCCATGGCTTCGAAGATATCTATAGACGACGGCAGGTAAACGTCTTTAAAGTAACGAACCGTGTCGGCGTCCACGCCCGGGTACTCCATCTTGGCCACATCCTCCATCATCTTTGTCTCAAACTCTGTGTGCACCGGACCCGGCTCGATCATCGACAACCTGACAAAGGATATACATGGAGGAATAAACAAAGGAAAAGAGAGTTGGGAAGGGATGAGTGCTTGACTACATTTTTATCAGCTTAATTGCTGAAGTGAATTTTGAACATTTACGGTTCAACCTTTGCAGATTACTAGGACGTGGGTAACTAAGAATACAGAGGGAcggtacatacaaaaaaataaattagcaaGCACAGTGGTATACttttttaagtgaaattgggacagtaagttaaaaatgaattaggCAATTATGCTACTAGGCTAACGATATGTTACATGTACAACCAATCTTTTAATGGGACCGTGTGAAGATCCCCCCCATTTTTCACTGttccttcatttttaaaacgcactattaaattaaatcaCATCAACgtaaatttttaaatgtaattgtaggtctagtaattgctaattatatttcatgtttcaGGTGAAGAACTTAGCCAACGTAGTAATTGGTGGCAGGCTTGCGaggtgtggtctctctgaggcaccaaAGTGCGCGTGCTTCAAAATACACACGCTTTGAAGTTAGAtttttgcattctattagttcacaaCTAGATGGCCCTAAATTATACACACTGTCTGTTTAAACAATACTTAAagcagtccttctcaaatagggggCGGGCCTCATGTGAGAATAGTCTAATTGCACATcgactacagtaggtggcagtagcgctcTCATTGTAGGAATGTGCCCAAgcagtatccatccatccatttccacaACTTTAATAAAGTTACTCAGTAGATTTATGTTTCTATgttaattttctttaatgttaatAAAGATACAATGTTATGCAGTGGTGCACTTACATCAATTTTAcagacaaataataaaaaatatttgcgtGTTCCTGGTGTGGGGGTGGGGAGCTTTGcaacagaaaataattgagaagcactgactTAAAGGGAACATAACTGTGAGCAAGCCGTTCAAAACTTGACTTGACCTTATAAAAATATCGCTAGTGTCGAGCCAAAACCTCATACGTCACAGTTTTTATAAATTTGATATCATTACAAAAATCCAATCTATGGGTCAGCCTAGACGTGTGGGTGCTATTTGTGCAAATTATTGAACAATCTAAAGTGTTGCAAAtagcttgctctctttgatgatgcaatgttaatggttgaacaaacatgaaaCGTGACAGTTTTGGAGGTATAAGGGCCTGATGCCagcaatatatacattttacttACAGACATTGCATCATAATGCACATATGAGAGGATTGAGAAGGACATTGTTCCATCAGCCATACAGAAAGTCATCCTACCACCTAAACTGGGTTGGCAAATTAAACATAATACATTTCGGTAGCAACACACTAATAAATAATGTACTCTAAGCGTAAAACTAAACTTGACAAATATACACTTACGGATATTACATCTTAAAGTATGTAATTCACACAGAGAAACATTCTGTCAGATGTGCATGTTAGTATTGGTGACTGGTATCGCAGCCTTCATGACACCTAAttaggcttggggagtaacggaatacatgtaccgccgttacgtaatcagattgcaaaaaaaaaatatatattccattacagttacaggaaaaacatgcaatcagattacaggtacatttattaaaaatggggattactgcgagggattacaatttctacgatgagagagacggcaagagagagagagagagagagagcgggagtgagagagagataaggactgagtgagagagagcacGTGCACGCCCGTGCGAATGtaaccgttgctacatgtcggggaggtgggaacgaacgaaccgactagtcgtgtcctccacatgcgggcagtttgaaaaagattCATGGACGGGaagaggaaatggcgaccggtattcactggaacttactcggagcaaaagtttgagctgagagtccagcggcatgctacgcgctgtagcttcttgctagctagcccgctagcctacaaccataatgtgagttacaccttacaaacaaatcttcctcccaccaattcactatttaaacatcatatacaacatatacacggctaaacttgtgactgggataaaagtttatattgcagttgatgtcacgcatcgtcaTCTTCATtgtacctatctatctatctatctatctatctatctatctatctatctatctatctatctatctatctatctatctatctatctatctatctatctatctatctatctatctatctatctatcaatcaaACTCTGAgttgtggttgctttcagtgacagttcgaaaacagcatatggccatcaatcaatcaatcaaacaatcaaacaatcaatcaatagcctacatgctttttaattacacaaggatttttgctatttgtaggctgcccgggtccctatcacccgcaaatagcaggggcacattgtatagaatatatattgtggtggtatttatttttattttgtcttcatgagcatactcaatattggagtaatccaaaagtaatccaattacattcctttaatattatggtacttggatgacgttactaactacattttttagaaggtaacttgtaactgtaatggattacattttaaaagtaacactCCCAACCCTGCACCTGATACATTGAAATGAGTATTTGCCTGATACGGACATCTGGTAGTCGTACCTTACCAACACAATTGGTTGTACACAATCACATTGCTTCCTTATCCAATTGCAATCACTCtacaatttctctctctctctctctcaacacAACGGGTCAAGTCTAGCAACCCCCCCACCAAATAGAGGCTTCTTAACAATTCACAGACATTACCTGACGTTGAACTTCATCAGCTGCACGGCCATACTCTCGCAAAAGCCCTCCATGGCAAACTTGGAAGCCGTGTAAACGTCATTGAACACAACTCCTGTTCCAGgaccagcaaaaaataaatacataaaaaaattgaaaaaaagaattagTCCCGTACCAGATACCATGCAAATATTGATCACAGAGGAGAAAGCAAGATCAATAGACGCCTACCCTGAAGTCCCATGACGCTGCTCATGACCACGATGTGTCCGGACCGCCTCTTCTTCATGTCCGGCATCACCTCTTTGATCATGCGTACGACGCCAAAGAAGTTGGTCTCGAACACTCGCTTCATCTCATCGATGCTGATGCTCTCCACCGGGCCCAGCAAGCCCACGCCTGCGTTGTTTACTGTCGGCGTCACAAAAAGGATTGCAGTGAAACTCGACTACATGTTGCTCCTCCTTTAGCTTTGCTAGATGCTACGAGATGCTGCCAAAGGAATATTGTTAATTCACAAATCGCAagagtttactgtcaaactatcATAAAACAAGAATACTATTTTTCATACGAAAAAACactataccattttttttttagaacaaagtaatggcatttccatatatttgaatgggaaaagatgatttgagaagCGCTTTTAACTAAGAGCGTGGTTGAATAAAACACATTCCCATCACACACTGTAGGTGGTTGTGGTTTTCTGGGTGTCTTCATTGAGACTACCACAAGAGGTCAGCGTAAAAGCACAACAAAGCAGTGTGACGCAACGGCAGGCTTTGACAAAGGCCTTGTGGGTCTTGAGTAATGAGGTGAAGGGGCTTTGGACTTTGCACAAGATGCAAGCAGGCTTTTAAACAGAATCTTTATACGCACTCAAGCCTTAGCACATGATCTGACTTTAATATTAAAGAGCTTGTTTGGTGCATTAAAGGACAACATGTGTATTAGACCTGCTATACTGACCCTATTTCCTCATGTTGTTTGTTGCCACTACATTTCAGAGAACACATTGTGTGTGCTGGGGTATGGATGGATAATATAGATTTTAattgtatggaaaaaaaatagtt is a window of Vanacampus margaritifer isolate UIUO_Vmar chromosome 2, RoL_Vmar_1.0, whole genome shotgun sequence DNA encoding:
- the rdh8a gene encoding retinol dehydrogenase 8a, which translates into the protein MANGGQKVVLITGCSSGIGLRIAVTLARDEKKRYHVVATMRDLKKKNKLVEAAGDAYGKNLVLLPLDVCSDESVKQCINSVKDRHIDILINNAGVGLLGPVESISIDEMKRVFETNFFGVVRMIKEVMPDMKKRRSGHIVVMSSVMGLQGVVFNDVYTASKFAMEGFCESMAVQLMKFNVRLSMIEPGPVHTEFETKMMEDVAKMEYPGVDADTVRYFKDVYLPSSIDIFEAMGQTAEDIAKCTKKVIESSSPRFRNLTNSLYTPIVALKYADETGGLSVNTFYNLLFNLGPLMHITMSILKCLTCSCLRRRTLSPN